AATTACAAGTAGTtgcaaaaattctaattttcatttcatttttcataaaaagtcAGCTCCCTATTTCAGCCAATCATCTCTCAACTATCTTAGttcaataaacttttcttttataagaaaaagagCCATCAAACCATTTTtctaaatcagaaaattaaaactttcatgCTGAGAGACAATTGTGTATAATCCAGCAAAGCACAGtcaactttaaaaatagaaaagttttcTCACATTTCATGTGAGAAAAATAGTAAGATGAAGTAGATGAAAACTATGCTTGAAAGACTAGTAGACTGGACATCAGTAGGCTAACAATTTATCCAAGTTTTATAATAAGAAGTTATATGACTTCAATCATTAACTTCCCTGAGCCTTAGTACCATGTCTATGCAATAAATACACAGTAACAATCTATTATGTGTTGGTTTCAAATTTACAAAGGGAAATATGAAATGTCTGACAAAAGAAGCTAATGCATCATGTTTACACCAGAAAGTTAATTACATTTTATAGACTTTACAGAACCTGCTGTGTCCATGAAACACTTTCATTTAAAGGGGGCACATTCCTGACCAGTGGAGGATGTAAAGATAGGAGCAGAAACAGAGCATCTGATCCTGATTCCAATAGCACATTATAAGAGGCAGATAGAAACCCCCCAATGGCACAATATCACCCTAGTGTTACTTTACTTGGTCATTTGCAAAACCATTTATCTTTAtccagaagaggaaaacaaattccagagacaatgggaaaaaaatagataatctttttctttaatattagtCTTACGCAGGTAAAATGGTGACAAGGAGAAGCAATTGTAAGATGGTGAGGAAGAGCTACGACAGAAAAATTGGGAACAAATTGAGAGAAGCTTCAAGTTTCTATCACCACAGTAACAAGGATACAGGATAAGAAGTCTTCCACTTAAGCTGTTGTAAAAAAACACACAGAATCTACGAGTCCTATAATGACATGTCCAGAGACACTGTTGCTGATCAGAGCTTTCTCCTATGCAGCGTTTTCTCGGAGCCTTTTTGACATCTTTGTTCCTCAAACTGTAGATTAAAAGGTTCCTTCTGGAAATCATATCAGTATAAAAGACAGAGCAGATTTTCCCTTCATCCATAGAACCAGCATAAGATGATTTGAGAGAAACAAATACCCCTGATccacagaagaaagaaacagcagtTATATGGGAACTGCAGGTGCTGAAGGCTTTGGACCTGCCCTCATTGGAAGAGATGAGGATGGTGCTTGAGATGATGAAAACATAAGAAGTAAAGATGGTGAGACTCAGTACAATGATGTTGATGCCCACTGAAGTGCATACTACCAGCTCATTGACATAGGTGCTTGTGTAGACGAGATGGAGCAGAGGGAAGACATCCCATAAATAATGGGTGATGGTGTTTGTATCACAGAAGGTGAGTCCCAGCGTGCATCTGGTGTGTGCCACGGCTCCAGAAAATGCCATCCAGTATGAACCAAGCATAAGGCTGGAACACACTTTAGAAGACAACAATGTTATACAAAAATGgattacagatggccacatagcaaTCATAGGCCATTGATGTCATCACACAGCATTCAGAAatg
The Equus caballus isolate H_3958 breed thoroughbred chromosome 7, TB-T2T, whole genome shotgun sequence genome window above contains:
- the LOC100072108 gene encoding LOW QUALITY PROTEIN: olfactory receptor 8B3 (The sequence of the model RefSeq protein was modified relative to this genomic sequence to represent the inferred CDS: inserted 7 bases in 4 codons), yielding MALGNDSFETELILLGLMDQPDLQVPSFFLFLIMYMVTVLGNMGLITLIGLNXHTPMYFFLFNLSLIXLCYSFVITQKITLINFKSKKISYMGYRTQLYFFSFFIISECCVMTSMAYDCYVAICNPFLYNIXLSSKVCSSLMLGSYWMAFSGAVAHTRCTLGLTFCDTNTITHYLWDVFPLLHLVYTSTYVNELVVCTSVGINIIVLSLTIFTSYVFIISSTILISSNEGRSKAFSTCSSHITAVSFFCGSGVFVSLKSSYAGSMDEGKICSVFYTDMISRRNLLIYSLRNKDVKKAXEKTLHRRKL